A window of the Arachis duranensis cultivar V14167 chromosome 5, aradu.V14167.gnm2.J7QH, whole genome shotgun sequence genome harbors these coding sequences:
- the LOC107490209 gene encoding F-box protein At5g07610-like — MSRIKVSKSPSSPEKIEENEDLLTEILLHLGAKTLIRFKCVSKRWSTIISSPYFCHRHVFRHANITKVSSIFLESGEDDDNKNRYFNNHNDIKPLSLENGSHGSSSPFDSIEIHPKDLAYIVQSCNGLLLCRILHHHKNRAFLPIESFFVCNPTTECFNFLPDPYKALDADSHESSPWLYMNFAFDPSTSSSDYVAICVWKFKAVKNSSRSRFETMVYSSTDEAEPGSWRPCGSPLMAPAKFELHNGVYFNGSVHWIGFVDPDSYAKMSVSLRFDFKELRLRDDNMPPLPDLDYFYIPAAACGHLNLVGFSSPERSNMIRVYKMAMDYSKWVLLHTLDLSPMYWPNDFIASVKVLHLIQDSEDDCSGMSLVLVVNYNVVVFRLKDYTFKRIYSRYVPWNETAESPPISFEHIESLVQL; from the coding sequence ATGAGCAGAATAAAAGTATCAAAATCACCATCTTCACCAGAAAAAATCGAAGAGAACGAGGATTTGTTGACTGAAATCCTCCTGCACCTTGGCGCCAAAACGTTAATCAGATTCAAATGCGTCTCCAAACGATGGTCCACAATCATCTCCTCCCCTTATTTCTGCCATCGCCATGTCTTCCGCCACGCCAACATCACCAAGGTCTCTAGCATTTTCTTGGAATCCGGAGAAGACGATGATAACAAAAACCGTTACTTCAATAACCATAACGATATCAAGCCGTTATCCTTAGAGAACGGAAGTCACGGCTCATCATCTCCCTTCGACTCCATCGAAATCCACCCGAAGGACCTTGCCTACATTGTGCAATCATGCAATGGCCTCTTGCTTTGCAGAATATTACACCACCACAAAAATCGAGCATTCTTACCAATAGAATCGTTCTTTGTCTGTAACCCGACCACTGAATGCTTCAACTTCCTCCCCGACCCCTACAAGGCTCTTGACGCCGATAGCCACGAATCATCGCCATGGTTGTATATGAACTTCGCTTTTGATCCCTCAACTTCGTCGTCTGACTACGTTGCTATCTGCGTATGGAAATTTAAAGCAGTTAAAAATTCAAGCCGCTCGCGCTTTGAAACAATGGTATACTCTTCGACTGATGAAGCCGAGCCTGGTTCTTGGAGGCCGTGTGGGTCCCCTCTCATGGCTCCAGCCAAGTTCGAACTTCATAACGGAGTTTACTTCAACGGTTCAGTGCACTGGATTGGCTTCGTTGATCCGGATTCGTATGCGAAGATGTCTGTGAGTTTGCGTTTTGACTTTAAAGAACTGCGGTTGAGGGATGACAACATGCCTCCCTTGCCGGATCTTGATTACTTTTACATTCCTGCAGCTGCATGTGGCCACTTGAATTTGGTTGGATTTAGTTCTCCTGAGAGAAGCAACATGATAAGAGTGTATAAGATGGCTATGGACTATTCTAAGTGGGTTCTTCTGCACACACTTGATCTTTCTCCAATGTATTGGCCGAATGATTTCATTGCCAGCGTCAAAGTGCTTCACCTTATTCAAGATAGTGAAGATGATTGCAGCGGCATGTCTTTGGTGTTGGTTGTAAACTATAATGTTGTTGTTTTCCGGTTAAAAGACTACACCTTTAAACGGATTTATTCTCGCTACGTGCCCTGGAACGAAACAGCTGAAAGTCCTCCTATATCATTTGAGCATATTGAGAGCTTGGTACAACTTTAG